One Gloeothece verrucosa PCC 7822 DNA window includes the following coding sequences:
- a CDS encoding M48 family metalloprotease, with product MLLEDGIKALQQQQFSQAVELLEDYCKRIANKNTPNYIQAQIALARAYRGNNQREQAFTLGQALQKHHDPQVSEWAKGFISILIAEEKATNTGISSGLLSEPKKPLRTLEPVVRLPLPKAKFYLQLAFYLTGILMFVLVCVFCLIIITLTNFNIYNRVISTLGLSFIISLITFFSSPLIIDLIAKTNCKIQWINLSQVRKYSPETANVISYVVRKQKIQAPRLGIIDDANPIVFTYGVLPNQARIVITKGLLKYLKDEEIAAVYAHELGHILEWNFALMTLGTTVSQISYILYLFIEKLSHKNTKIKKFFGIIKITAIIPYLIYLINNYLFYYLSRNREDFADYFAAKVTGNPNGLSRALIKIPYGLLEEQKQGNSATLIALTRLLNIVDFKGSLICGNAYFLTSDFQQVGQTFLWDLFNPWRIWLKLNSSHPLTGKRIHTLMNYAQFLELENQFNTLAVIVQGNQLNHRKLYTNFILEILVFNAQWLGIIATIVVGFSLTSHLRTSMGIISLAMVGFGGGLLIKTLNMYPKTQNAPHTDIYSLICDPYASPLTKTPVELQGKLISQPQAIYELGANTIVQDSSGVIFCRYSSAFGSLGNFFLSWAKNKNFIGSNLTIVGWFRRGISPCIEWTQMNNATLAVSNYPRFWSVIRVSAVILVGLVLLIYAIGTHRLTSG from the coding sequence ATGTTACTCGAAGATGGAATAAAAGCACTGCAACAACAACAATTTTCTCAAGCCGTTGAACTTTTAGAAGATTACTGTAAACGCATAGCCAACAAAAACACCCCTAATTATATTCAAGCCCAAATCGCACTGGCTAGAGCTTATCGCGGCAATAATCAACGAGAGCAAGCTTTTACCCTAGGCCAAGCTTTGCAAAAACATCATGATCCTCAAGTTAGTGAATGGGCTAAAGGATTTATTTCGATTCTGATTGCTGAAGAAAAAGCGACTAATACAGGAATCAGTTCGGGGTTATTGAGCGAACCTAAAAAACCGTTAAGAACACTTGAACCTGTAGTTCGTTTACCCTTACCAAAAGCTAAGTTTTATTTACAGTTAGCCTTTTATCTGACTGGAATTTTAATGTTTGTTTTAGTATGTGTCTTCTGCTTAATTATTATAACTTTAACTAATTTTAATATTTATAACCGGGTAATTTCCACTCTTGGATTAAGTTTTATTATTAGTTTAATTACTTTTTTTTCTAGCCCTTTAATTATAGATTTAATAGCTAAAACAAATTGTAAAATTCAATGGATCAATTTATCTCAAGTCAGAAAATACAGTCCAGAAACAGCAAATGTAATTTCCTATGTTGTGCGAAAACAAAAGATTCAGGCTCCTCGTTTAGGGATTATTGATGATGCTAATCCAATCGTTTTTACTTATGGAGTATTACCTAATCAAGCTCGGATTGTAATCACAAAAGGATTATTGAAATATTTAAAAGATGAAGAAATAGCCGCCGTATATGCTCATGAATTAGGTCATATTCTTGAATGGAATTTTGCCTTGATGACTCTAGGAACAACCGTCTCGCAAATTTCGTATATTTTGTATTTATTTATTGAGAAATTAAGTCATAAAAATACAAAAATTAAAAAGTTTTTTGGAATTATTAAAATTACGGCTATTATTCCCTATTTAATTTATTTAATAAATAATTATTTATTCTATTATTTATCTCGCAATAGAGAAGATTTTGCTGACTATTTTGCAGCCAAAGTGACCGGTAATCCTAACGGATTATCAAGAGCATTAATTAAAATTCCCTATGGATTATTAGAAGAACAAAAACAAGGAAATTCTGCCACTTTAATTGCACTGACTAGACTTTTAAACATTGTGGATTTTAAAGGGTCTTTAATATGTGGAAATGCCTATTTTCTCACCTCGGATTTTCAGCAAGTTGGACAAACATTTCTTTGGGATTTATTTAATCCTTGGAGAATCTGGCTCAAATTAAATTCCTCTCATCCTTTAACCGGGAAAAGAATCCACACTTTAATGAATTATGCTCAATTCCTGGAACTGGAAAATCAATTTAATACCCTAGCAGTTATCGTCCAAGGAAATCAATTAAATCATCGCAAATTATATACCAATTTTATCTTAGAAATTTTAGTTTTTAATGCTCAGTGGTTGGGGATAATCGCCACTATAGTTGTAGGCTTTTCATTAACTTCTCATCTAAGAACCAGCATGGGAATAATCAGCTTGGCTATGGTAGGGTTTGGGGGAGGACTATTAATTAAAACATTAAATATGTATCCGAAAACTCAAAACGCCCCTCACACTGATATTTATAGTTTAATTTGTGATCCCTACGCCAGTCCTTTAACCAAGACTCCAGTTGAACTTCAAGGGAAATTAATCAGTCAACCACAAGCTATCTATGAGTTAGGAGCAAATACAATTGTTCAAGATTCATCAGGTGTGATTTTTTGCCGCTATTCTTCAGCCTTTGGGAGTTTGGGCAATTTCTTTTTAAGTTGGGCTAAAAATAAAAACTTTATCGGTTCTAACCTTACTATTGTCGGTTGGTTCCGTCGAGGCATTTCTCCTTGTATAGAGTGGACTCAAATGAATAACGCGACACTTGCAGTGAGCAATTATCCTCGTTTTTGGTCCGTGATCCGAGTCAGTGCAGTGATCCTTGTAGGATTAGTTCTGTTAATTTATGCGATCGGAACTCACAGATTAACCTCTGGTTAA
- a CDS encoding alpha/beta fold hydrolase: protein MTIAENWEQRIGYQRDWVWRGWQVRYSYKRCEAENDKLYPSVILIHGFGAAIEHWRNNIGVLSQRHRVYAIDLLGFGASRKVYTNLTVDLWVEQVYDFWRTFIGKPVVLVGNSLGSLVCVVAAAKHPEMVKGIAMLSLPDFSARQAVVPQWVQPIVDNIERVFSSPIFIKPLFQFLRRPGVIRRWASIAYYDHKAITDELIAILAAPPQDEGAERMFCLLCQRVSNPEVFPSAKTILERLDLPMLLVWGRQDRMVPFKLAPLLAAKNPQIKLVELDHMGHCPHDEDPQRFNPILLDWLKDNFS from the coding sequence GTGACTATTGCTGAAAATTGGGAACAGCGAATCGGCTATCAACGGGATTGGGTATGGCGCGGTTGGCAAGTTCGTTATTCTTATAAGCGTTGCGAAGCTGAAAATGATAAGTTATATCCCTCTGTAATTTTGATTCATGGTTTTGGAGCCGCCATTGAACATTGGCGCAATAATATTGGGGTTTTAAGTCAACGTCATCGAGTTTATGCCATTGATCTACTGGGTTTTGGCGCTTCCAGAAAAGTCTATACTAATCTTACCGTTGATTTGTGGGTAGAGCAAGTTTACGATTTTTGGCGAACCTTTATAGGAAAACCTGTGGTCTTAGTTGGTAATTCTTTAGGGTCATTGGTTTGTGTTGTTGCTGCTGCCAAACACCCGGAAATGGTTAAAGGCATTGCTATGCTCAGTTTACCGGATTTTTCGGCTCGGCAAGCGGTTGTCCCCCAATGGGTGCAGCCTATTGTGGATAATATAGAACGGGTTTTTTCTTCTCCGATTTTTATTAAACCTTTGTTTCAATTTTTGCGCCGTCCAGGGGTCATTCGTCGTTGGGCCAGCATTGCTTATTATGATCATAAGGCTATTACAGACGAGTTGATAGCTATTTTAGCCGCCCCTCCCCAAGATGAGGGCGCAGAGCGAATGTTTTGTCTTTTATGTCAAAGAGTTTCTAATCCTGAAGTTTTTCCTTCTGCTAAAACGATTTTAGAGCGCTTAGATCTTCCTATGTTATTAGTTTGGGGCCGTCAAGACAGAATGGTTCCTTTTAAGTTAGCTCCCTTGTTAGCGGCAAAAAATCCTCAAATTAAGTTGGTTGAACTAGATCACATGGGGCATTGTCCTCATGATGAAGATCCCCAAAGATTTAATCCAATTCTTTTAGATTGGTTAAAGGATAATTTCAGCTAG
- a CDS encoding pantothenate kinase, with the protein MINDRNSKDWLGLMIGNSRLHWAFFSGNTLQQTWDSEHHSTPVVEGKLPQAIFPADLGFLVRENIPLYIASVVPSQARLWQEYSPAKIITLEEIPLKKLYPTLGIDRALAAIGAGITYGFPCLVIDAGTALTFTAVDSDHALMGGAILPGLGLQLQTLARKTAALPDVSLPELLPPRWALNTPEAIKSGVIYTLMAGVKDFIEHWWTQFPSAVVVVTGGDSQSLWTYLQTQTPEIAQAIKVHGELIFWGMRVITNSYVDVDLY; encoded by the coding sequence ATGATTAATGACCGCAACTCTAAGGACTGGCTAGGATTAATGATTGGCAATTCCCGCTTACATTGGGCTTTTTTTTCGGGAAATACCCTACAGCAAACCTGGGATAGTGAACATCATAGTACCCCTGTGGTTGAAGGAAAGTTACCTCAAGCGATTTTCCCTGCTGATTTAGGCTTTTTAGTCAGAGAAAATATCCCTTTATATATTGCTTCTGTTGTGCCTTCCCAAGCCCGATTATGGCAAGAGTATTCCCCGGCAAAAATCATTACTCTCGAAGAAATCCCCTTAAAAAAACTGTATCCAACATTAGGAATTGATCGCGCCTTAGCCGCCATCGGAGCCGGCATAACTTATGGATTTCCCTGTTTAGTCATTGATGCCGGCACAGCTTTAACCTTTACCGCCGTTGATAGCGATCATGCTTTAATGGGTGGGGCAATTTTGCCGGGCTTAGGCTTACAATTACAAACATTAGCCAGAAAAACCGCCGCTTTACCCGATGTTAGTTTACCCGAATTATTACCTCCTCGTTGGGCACTCAATACTCCAGAAGCCATCAAAAGCGGCGTTATTTACACCCTTATGGCTGGGGTAAAAGACTTTATTGAACATTGGTGGACTCAATTTCCTAGCGCGGTTGTGGTGGTAACGGGAGGAGATAGTCAGTCATTATGGACATATTTACAGACACAAACTCCCGAAATAGCTCAAGCAATCAAAGTTCACGGAGAGCTAATTTTTTGGGGAATGAGAGTCATCACGAACAGCTATGTCGATGTTGACTTATATTGA
- a CDS encoding HAD family hydrolase codes for MSKLQALIFDVDGTLAETERYGHRLAFNQAFSQAKLSWDWSESIYGELLAVAGGKERIRYYLQQYNPEFQSPSDLDQFIAQLHLSKTQYYRDLLGQGAIPLRPGVKRLIEEARSQGIIIAIATTSALPNVLALLEPTLPPHWFEVIAAGDIVAAKKPAPDIYYYVLDKLGLAAGECLVFEDSYHGLQAATKAGLKTIVTVNDYTKDQDFSEAILVLDHLGEPDLPFTIMKGIELNSQYVDVSLLEKLLSI; via the coding sequence ATGAGTAAGTTACAGGCTCTAATTTTTGATGTGGATGGTACTTTGGCCGAAACGGAACGATATGGTCATCGTTTGGCCTTTAATCAAGCTTTTAGCCAAGCTAAATTATCTTGGGATTGGTCAGAGTCCATTTATGGTGAATTATTAGCGGTGGCTGGTGGCAAAGAACGTATCCGCTATTATTTACAGCAATATAATCCTGAGTTTCAATCTCCCTCGGATTTAGATCAATTTATTGCCCAATTACATCTGTCCAAAACCCAGTATTATCGAGATTTACTCGGCCAGGGAGCCATTCCTCTACGTCCTGGGGTAAAACGATTAATCGAAGAAGCCCGTAGCCAGGGGATAATCATAGCTATCGCGACTACCAGTGCTTTACCTAATGTATTAGCCTTATTAGAACCGACTCTTCCTCCCCATTGGTTTGAAGTCATTGCCGCAGGTGATATTGTGGCGGCGAAAAAACCCGCACCAGATATTTATTATTATGTCTTAGATAAGTTAGGGTTAGCGGCTGGTGAATGTTTGGTTTTTGAAGATTCTTATCATGGATTACAAGCCGCCACAAAAGCCGGTTTAAAAACTATTGTGACTGTTAATGATTATACTAAAGACCAAGATTTCAGCGAGGCAATTTTAGTTTTAGATCATTTGGGTGAACCGGACCTACCTTTTACGATTATGAAGGGAATTGAGCTAAATAGCCAATATGTGGATGTCTCTTTACTGGAAAAATTACTATCAATATAA
- the hoxE gene encoding bidirectional hydrogenase complex protein HoxE, giving the protein MQTAKVNPKSEQSSANKEKAEHASGDKRFKVLDVTMKRNQYRQDALIEVLHKAQEAFGYLEDDVLLYIARHLKLPLSQVYGVATFYHLFSLKPSGEHTCVVCLGTACYVKGGDKILSELEKQLGVKVGETSADGKVSLVSARCIGACGIAPAVVFDGAVAGKQDLEAVSQKIKTWQSPE; this is encoded by the coding sequence ATGCAAACAGCCAAAGTAAATCCTAAAAGCGAACAATCCTCTGCTAACAAAGAAAAAGCCGAACATGCTAGTGGAGACAAACGCTTCAAAGTCTTAGATGTCACCATGAAGCGGAACCAATATCGGCAAGATGCCTTAATTGAAGTTCTCCACAAAGCACAAGAAGCATTTGGCTATCTCGAAGATGACGTTTTACTATATATTGCCCGACATTTAAAACTGCCCCTCTCACAAGTCTATGGAGTAGCAACCTTTTATCATCTTTTTTCGCTCAAACCCAGTGGGGAACATACTTGTGTGGTCTGTCTGGGAACAGCCTGCTATGTCAAAGGCGGCGATAAAATCCTCTCAGAATTAGAAAAACAACTCGGCGTTAAAGTGGGAGAAACCAGCGCAGACGGAAAAGTATCCCTCGTTTCAGCCCGTTGTATTGGTGCTTGTGGGATTGCGCCAGCAGTAGTATTTGACGGGGCAGTAGCAGGTAAGCAAGACCTAGAAGCCGTCAGCCAAAAAATCAAAACCTGGCAATCTCCAGAATAA
- a CDS encoding ACP phosphodiesterase: protein MNYLAHLFLADPTPESQIGNLLGDFVKGKIDNLSSIYSPEIIRGVKTHQKIDIFTDHHPIFKTSKQRLNQNHRKFAGVIIDIYYDHFLAKNWLIYSEQDLDEFVANTYQMLEQHQLLLPEKLQKALPCMIQEDWLGSYRYFEGIDQTFSRLSRRIKRTNNIAFALEDLIQNYSQLEEDFLQFFPQLIDYVNLA, encoded by the coding sequence ATGAATTATCTGGCTCATTTATTTTTAGCTGATCCAACTCCTGAATCTCAGATTGGTAACTTGCTCGGAGATTTTGTCAAAGGAAAAATAGATAATTTATCCTCTATTTATTCGCCTGAAATCATTCGAGGAGTTAAAACTCATCAGAAAATTGATATTTTTACCGACCATCATCCGATTTTTAAAACCAGTAAACAAAGACTCAATCAAAATCATAGAAAATTTGCCGGAGTAATTATTGATATTTATTACGATCACTTTTTGGCTAAAAACTGGTTAATCTATTCTGAACAAGATTTAGATGAATTTGTGGCTAATACCTATCAAATGCTCGAACAGCATCAATTGTTGTTACCTGAAAAGTTACAAAAAGCTTTACCCTGCATGATTCAAGAAGACTGGTTAGGTTCTTACCGTTATTTTGAAGGAATAGACCAAACTTTCTCTCGCCTCTCTCGACGTATTAAGCGAACTAATAATATAGCTTTTGCTTTAGAGGATTTGATTCAGAATTATTCTCAACTCGAAGAAGACTTTTTACAGTTTTTTCCTCAACTGATTGATTATGTTAACTTGGCTTAA
- a CDS encoding Ig-like domain-containing protein, which yields MKSIPKLKFKLPRFKRLQVKRLQGFDWVVMICILSLAVAITAILWRGDQVPFQVTHFSWDGKQIGIKDRYFTLSFNRPVNPQTVEQNLVTNPPLPGKTSWSGPKLVYTLTELPIYGTKYEIQLTDATPTYSNQAIEPFISVINTHDRAFAYIGIEAQERGRLILCNIIQSNQSTTQLKKVILTPEDLVVTNFEIYPQGDKILFAAFDPSKGTEGLNQQQLYTVTTGLNFLLSEQREPSGRLQRILDAKDYKNLQFDLSDNGKTIVIERENQRNRADAGLWVIPEDGKPRPLGLQANEFIVAPDGQTVAVSQDQGVGIIPLTPGSGSPQFFQGYEKVVGFSKDGTQKLLVKNNSDFTRSLLLVNKDGKGKQLLQTHNPIISCKFEPRQETTLYCLKTDLVEQEKEKYREEPFLSIVDLKTGKDIPFLALPNYRDVQMSMSPDGVALLFDQLVTTPLNLKNNLVTQGGQGIADGRLWLLPLPEEVTEQNLVKILPEELNPGFKPRWLP from the coding sequence ATGAAATCAATTCCTAAACTTAAATTCAAACTGCCACGCTTCAAGCGTTTACAAGTAAAACGTTTACAAGGTTTTGATTGGGTTGTAATGATCTGTATCCTCAGTTTAGCTGTGGCGATCACTGCAATTCTCTGGCGAGGGGATCAAGTTCCCTTCCAAGTCACTCACTTTAGTTGGGATGGAAAACAGATAGGTATAAAAGATCGTTACTTCACCCTCTCATTTAATCGTCCTGTAAATCCTCAAACCGTCGAACAAAATTTAGTCACCAATCCCCCTCTTCCCGGAAAAACCAGTTGGTCCGGCCCAAAATTAGTCTATACTTTAACTGAACTGCCAATTTATGGCACTAAATATGAAATACAACTGACTGATGCCACCCCTACTTACAGCAATCAAGCCATTGAACCCTTTATCAGTGTAATTAATACTCATGATCGAGCTTTTGCTTATATTGGCATAGAAGCACAAGAACGCGGAAGATTAATTTTATGTAATATTATTCAGTCCAATCAAAGCACCACTCAATTAAAAAAAGTCATTTTAACGCCAGAAGATTTAGTGGTCACTAATTTTGAAATTTATCCTCAAGGCGATAAAATTCTTTTTGCCGCATTTGATCCCAGTAAAGGAACAGAAGGGCTCAACCAGCAACAACTCTACACCGTCACCACAGGACTCAATTTTCTACTATCAGAACAAAGAGAACCTAGTGGCAGACTGCAACGGATTTTAGATGCCAAAGACTATAAAAACTTACAGTTTGACTTATCTGATAACGGTAAAACCATAGTCATAGAACGAGAAAATCAACGCAACCGAGCCGATGCCGGATTATGGGTGATTCCTGAAGATGGAAAACCTAGACCTTTAGGTCTTCAAGCCAATGAATTTATCGTCGCTCCTGATGGTCAAACCGTAGCGGTTTCTCAAGATCAAGGAGTCGGAATTATTCCCTTAACGCCCGGCTCGGGTTCTCCTCAATTTTTTCAAGGATATGAAAAAGTTGTTGGCTTTTCCAAAGACGGAACTCAAAAATTATTGGTCAAAAATAACTCAGATTTTACCCGATCTTTATTGCTGGTCAATAAGGACGGAAAAGGCAAACAGCTATTACAAACTCATAATCCTATTATTAGCTGTAAATTTGAACCGAGACAAGAAACGACTCTTTATTGCCTTAAAACCGATTTAGTTGAACAGGAAAAAGAAAAATATAGAGAAGAACCTTTTCTCTCTATTGTGGATTTAAAAACCGGTAAAGATATTCCTTTTTTAGCCTTACCTAATTATCGAGATGTACAGATGAGTATGTCTCCCGATGGAGTGGCTTTATTATTTGATCAATTAGTCACAACTCCTTTAAATCTTAAAAATAACTTGGTAACACAAGGAGGACAGGGAATTGCTGATGGCCGTCTTTGGTTACTTCCCTTACCAGAAGAGGTGACAGAACAGAACTTAGTAAAAATTCTTCCCGAAGAACTTAATCCAGGTTTTAAGCCGCGTTGGTTACCTTGA
- the ahr gene encoding NADPH-dependent aldehyde reductase Ahr, which yields MIRAYAAHEPGGKLEPFEYDPGSLGDEDVEIQVEYCGICHSDLSMLNNEWGMTRYPFVPGHEVVGTINAVGERVKHLQVGQRVGLGWYSRSCMTCEWCLSGNQNLCPQAEGTIVGRYGGFAEKVRAHQGWVLPLPEKLNPLTAGPLFCGGITVFNPIVQFDVKPTDRVGVIGIGGLGHMALGFLAAWGCEITAFSTSPDKEIEAKNLGANHFVNSRDPQALKALANSLDLILSTVNADLDWDTYISLLRPKGRLHFVGVIPNPLSVQLFPLIGGQKSVSGSPLGSPVTLAQMLNFAGRHHVEPVVEFYPIEQVNEAMERLKANKARYRIVLTFKNS from the coding sequence ATGATTCGAGCTTACGCTGCTCATGAACCTGGAGGAAAACTTGAACCTTTTGAGTATGATCCCGGTTCTCTTGGTGATGAAGATGTAGAAATACAGGTAGAATATTGCGGAATCTGTCACAGCGACCTCAGTATGCTCAATAATGAGTGGGGTATGACTCGATACCCTTTTGTGCCAGGACACGAAGTGGTAGGCACCATCAACGCTGTGGGAGAAAGAGTTAAACACCTCCAAGTCGGTCAACGAGTGGGGTTAGGATGGTATTCCCGTTCTTGTATGACCTGTGAATGGTGTCTATCGGGAAATCAAAATCTCTGTCCTCAAGCAGAAGGCACAATTGTAGGTCGTTATGGCGGCTTTGCTGAAAAAGTTAGGGCACATCAAGGTTGGGTGCTTCCTTTACCGGAAAAACTTAATCCACTGACTGCCGGACCTTTATTTTGTGGCGGCATTACCGTTTTTAATCCCATCGTCCAATTTGACGTTAAACCCACTGACCGAGTAGGCGTTATCGGCATTGGCGGTTTAGGCCATATGGCTTTAGGTTTTTTGGCTGCCTGGGGATGTGAGATCACAGCTTTTTCTACCAGTCCTGATAAAGAGATAGAAGCAAAAAATTTAGGCGCTAACCATTTTGTCAATTCCCGTGACCCTCAAGCCCTAAAAGCATTGGCTAATTCCTTGGATTTAATTTTGTCTACGGTCAATGCTGATTTAGATTGGGATACTTATATTAGTCTGCTGCGTCCTAAAGGACGGCTACATTTTGTGGGTGTGATTCCTAATCCTTTATCTGTTCAACTTTTTCCCCTGATTGGTGGTCAAAAATCGGTTTCAGGTAGCCCTCTGGGAAGTCCTGTTACTCTGGCCCAAATGTTAAATTTTGCTGGACGACATCACGTTGAACCTGTGGTAGAATTCTATCCCATAGAACAAGTTAATGAGGCTATGGAAAGATTAAAGGCTAATAAGGCTAGATATCGCATAGTATTAACCTTTAAAAACTCCTGA
- a CDS encoding multicopper oxidase domain-containing protein, whose translation MTLFSDLKESKNSFWTRRKLLISGLSGIGAASAAIAVSYQKRRSSLAVKIPPLPEKAEVAEGFNPITVLRDFNYGTLKRENGKTVREFEVVAKSSTLQLNSAISFVSWNLNGRVPGPTLRAIEGERVRIIFHNQDGHSHSIHFHGIHPEDMDGVKPVRHGKSTIYEFNVSPYGLYPYHCHIAPVTRHISKGLYGLLIVDPKKGRPPADEMVMVMGAYDINNDEQNELYAFNGIPNYYRDHPIPIYQNQLIRLYVLNMVEYNPALTFHIHANLFRVYRSGRTLTPNEETDVITMGTAERHILEFSYPYTGRYMFHPHQDFAAELGCMGFFNVLPT comes from the coding sequence ATGACATTGTTTTCCGATCTAAAAGAGAGTAAAAACTCCTTTTGGACTCGTCGCAAGCTATTAATTTCGGGGTTAAGTGGAATCGGCGCAGCTAGTGCCGCTATTGCTGTGAGCTATCAGAAACGTCGTTCCTCCCTAGCCGTCAAAATTCCCCCCCTCCCAGAAAAAGCCGAAGTAGCAGAGGGATTTAACCCCATCACTGTCTTAAGAGACTTTAACTATGGTACTCTTAAACGAGAAAACGGTAAAACAGTGCGAGAATTTGAAGTAGTTGCCAAAAGCTCTACCCTACAACTCAATTCCGCCATCTCCTTTGTCAGTTGGAACTTAAATGGACGAGTGCCAGGACCAACTCTAAGAGCCATAGAAGGAGAGCGGGTTCGAATTATCTTTCATAACCAAGACGGACATTCTCACAGTATCCACTTTCACGGTATTCATCCTGAAGACATGGATGGCGTTAAACCTGTACGGCATGGCAAAAGCACGATTTATGAGTTTAATGTCAGTCCCTATGGTTTATATCCCTATCACTGTCATATAGCACCAGTAACTCGTCATATTAGTAAAGGACTATATGGCCTATTAATTGTCGATCCCAAAAAAGGTCGCCCACCTGCTGATGAAATGGTGATGGTGATGGGAGCGTATGACATCAACAACGATGAGCAAAATGAACTTTATGCTTTTAATGGCATTCCCAACTATTACCGAGATCATCCCATACCTATTTATCAAAACCAACTGATCCGCTTATATGTCCTCAATATGGTTGAATATAACCCTGCCCTAACCTTTCATATCCACGCTAATCTATTTCGAGTCTATCGTAGCGGGCGAACATTAACCCCCAATGAAGAAACCGATGTGATTACTATGGGGACAGCAGAACGTCATATCCTAGAATTTTCCTATCCTTATACTGGCCGCTATATGTTTCATCCTCATCAAGATTTCGCCGCAGAACTCGGTTGTATGGGATTTTTTAATGTGCTTCCGACTTAA
- a CDS encoding class I SAM-dependent methyltransferase, with protein MLLRPEQRTKLDPTEDDLFYSYPRFVTHVDDQFIDQLSELYREKLKPHTRILDLMSSWVSHLPEEMVFAHVEGHGLNEEELAKNPRLNHYIVQNINANPKLPFNDQEFDAVLNAVSVQYLQYPEAVFSEIYRILKPGGLAIISFSNRMFYQKAIAAWRDGTESSRVQLVKSYFQAVSGFSQPEVVVRQPSLPAFLQMFGLAGVDPFYAVIAERLPA; from the coding sequence ATGCTGTTGCGACCTGAACAACGTACCAAATTAGACCCAACCGAAGACGATCTATTTTATTCCTATCCTCGGTTTGTGACCCATGTTGACGATCAGTTTATTGATCAACTGAGTGAACTCTATCGAGAAAAACTCAAACCCCATACTCGTATCCTCGATCTCATGAGTAGTTGGGTTTCCCATCTTCCCGAGGAAATGGTATTTGCTCACGTTGAAGGACACGGACTAAATGAGGAGGAATTGGCCAAAAATCCGCGCCTAAATCATTATATTGTCCAAAATATCAACGCAAACCCCAAATTACCCTTTAATGACCAAGAATTTGATGCTGTTCTCAATGCTGTCTCGGTTCAGTATTTACAGTATCCGGAAGCAGTATTTTCGGAAATTTACCGCATTCTTAAGCCGGGTGGCCTGGCTATCATCAGCTTTTCTAACCGAATGTTCTATCAAAAAGCCATTGCCGCTTGGCGAGATGGAACAGAAAGCAGCCGCGTACAACTGGTTAAAAGCTATTTCCAAGCTGTCTCAGGTTTTAGTCAACCGGAAGTAGTGGTGCGTCAGCCATCACTCCCTGCTTTCTTACAAATGTTTGGGTTAGCCGGAGTCGATCCTTTTTATGCGGTAATTGCTGAGCGTTTACCAGCTTAA
- the infC gene encoding translation initiation factor IF-3, with translation MNNTKRPQRDQPQINERIRFPQIRVIDNDGSQIGIMTPDEALRIAEEKELDLVLVSETANPPVCRVMDYGKYKFEQEKKAREAKKKQHTADVKEVKMRYKIDDHDYNVRVNQAQRFLKSGDKVKATITFRGREIQHANLAEELLQRMANDLQEIAEVQQAPKKEGRNMMMLLSPKK, from the coding sequence ATAAATAATACTAAACGCCCTCAGCGCGATCAACCCCAAATAAACGAAAGAATCCGTTTTCCACAAATTCGGGTCATCGATAATGATGGTTCGCAAATTGGCATCATGACACCAGACGAGGCGTTAAGAATTGCCGAGGAGAAAGAACTGGATTTAGTATTGGTCAGTGAAACGGCCAATCCTCCAGTTTGCCGAGTCATGGATTACGGTAAATATAAATTTGAACAAGAGAAAAAAGCAAGAGAAGCTAAAAAGAAACAACATACGGCTGATGTCAAAGAAGTAAAAATGCGTTACAAAATTGACGACCATGACTATAATGTCCGCGTCAATCAAGCGCAACGTTTCTTGAAGTCAGGGGACAAGGTAAAAGCAACGATAACCTTCCGAGGCCGAGAAATTCAACACGCTAATTTAGCAGAAGAATTACTCCAACGAATGGCAAACGATTTGCAGGAAATTGCCGAAGTCCAACAAGCTCCCAAAAAAGAAGGACGTAATATGATGATGTTGCTCTCTCCGAAAAAATAA